The following nucleotide sequence is from Chryseobacterium sp. CY350.
TGCTGCAAATGATCTGTCACCAAAACTCTTTGGTTGCTCACTTAGCGCCACATCTGAATCAGTGCTATACAAAGTGATTTCAACATCGCACAAAATATTATTTATAAAATCCTGACCGGAAGCATCAATGCTTTTGTTCTCAACTTCTCCAATGTTGTAACTGAGATCATCCATCAGATAATCAAACTTTTGAATCGGAACTTTCACTCTAAGATAAGCGGTTTTTGTATCATTATTGTTGAGAGAGACATTTTCACTGCTGATAAAACCGTCATATTTCTTCACCTGCTCTTTTACAATTTCCTTAGCTGTTTCTGCATTATTTACATTAATCTCCAAAACGCCGGTTTTCTGCATCTTGTTTTTTGAAATGGGCAAGTTTTCAGAGCTGCTTTTCGGTTTGTCTTTATAAATAATTTTTGTTTCCTTGATAATTTTTGGGGCAGGAACATTTACTACAATCCGTTCATTTTTTTTGTCTGAAGAATCTTTATGCGAATTGATTTTAGATTCCAGTTTCATATTGGCAATCTTGTCTGATAAAGAATCAATACTTTTTGAAGTAGATTCTATCTTTTGATCGGCTTCACTTTTAGTGTTTTCAAAGTCCTTAATTTTTATACTCGCAGAATCAAAAATTGCGGTGGCATCTTCATTTGCGGAATTTATCGTTTCAGAAACGTTTGCTACTGTACTGTCTGCGGATGATACTGCATTTTTAATTTGAGA
It contains:
- a CDS encoding DUF4349 domain-containing protein; the protein is MKKFILLVIMSSTFIMCKKSEAATSQIKNAVSSADSTVANVSETINSANEDATAIFDSASIKIKDFENTKSEADQKIESTSKSIDSLSDKIANMKLESKINSHKDSSDKKNERIVVNVPAPKIIKETKIIYKDKPKSSSENLPISKNKMQKTGVLEINVNNAETAKEIVKEQVKKYDGFISSENVSLNNNDTKTAYLRVKVPIQKFDYLMDDLSYNIGEVENKSIDASGQDFINNILCDVEITLYSTDSDVALSEQPKSFGDRSFAAVSSGWDVITSIFLFFLPLWPIFLIAGAAYYFYKKKKNNLPGN